The Actinomycetota bacterium genome contains a region encoding:
- a CDS encoding flotillin, with protein MFFWHVPAPNEALLISGSKRQAQDTQFRIVTGHGSFVLPVKQKARILALALREAEIVEDCVTNQGIRLKVRAVAVFKVGDDAVSIANAARRFLSEQNRMEELVGRVFAGHLRSIIGGLTVEQIIRERDRVAQEIKDGSHAEMEKLGIVVDALQIQEIEDASGYINNLAAPHAAAVASQARIAQAKADQEAAEREQQAAALKAQYERDTAIKRAGFQAETEQANAQAAQAGLLAEAKASQDVIEQQTALAQRQADLAAQRLEADVRRPADAEAYKQRTLAEAQRDQAKFGAEGDAYRRTTLAEAEAQAVKIQADGTAYAERTTADAQADANKARAGSLRDGNQELIAANRIIEALPSIVQAAAQGIAGSNLTILNGTEGINEVVAGLVGQGLSILDTLKKSTAAAGNNAAGNNGMLPTPLERSGQAGA; from the coding sequence ATGTTCTTCTGGCATGTTCCGGCGCCGAACGAGGCCCTGCTGATCTCTGGCTCGAAGCGCCAAGCGCAGGACACGCAGTTCCGCATCGTCACCGGGCACGGAAGCTTCGTCCTCCCGGTCAAGCAGAAGGCTCGAATCCTCGCCTTGGCGTTGCGCGAGGCCGAGATCGTCGAGGACTGCGTCACGAACCAGGGCATCCGCCTCAAGGTTCGGGCCGTCGCCGTGTTCAAGGTCGGCGACGACGCGGTGTCGATCGCCAACGCCGCCCGCCGCTTCCTGTCCGAGCAGAATCGCATGGAGGAGCTCGTCGGTCGGGTCTTCGCGGGCCACCTCCGGTCCATCATCGGCGGCCTCACCGTCGAGCAGATCATCCGGGAGCGCGATCGCGTCGCCCAGGAGATCAAGGACGGCAGTCACGCCGAGATGGAAAAGCTGGGCATCGTCGTCGACGCGCTGCAGATCCAAGAGATCGAAGACGCCTCCGGCTACATCAACAACCTCGCCGCCCCGCATGCCGCCGCAGTGGCCAGCCAGGCGCGCATCGCCCAGGCGAAGGCCGACCAGGAGGCAGCAGAGCGGGAACAGCAGGCCGCGGCCCTGAAGGCCCAGTACGAGCGGGACACCGCCATCAAACGTGCAGGGTTCCAAGCTGAGACCGAGCAAGCCAACGCCCAGGCCGCCCAGGCGGGACTGCTCGCCGAGGCGAAGGCGTCGCAGGACGTCATCGAGCAGCAGACGGCCCTGGCGCAACGCCAAGCCGACCTCGCCGCCCAACGCCTCGAGGCCGACGTCCGCCGGCCCGCCGACGCAGAGGCGTACAAGCAGCGCACCCTGGCCGAGGCTCAGCGCGACCAGGCGAAGTTCGGTGCGGAGGGAGACGCCTACCGCAGGACGACGCTCGCGGAGGCCGAAGCCCAAGCGGTGAAGATCCAAGCGGACGGAACCGCGTACGCCGAGCGGACGACCGCGGACGCGCAAGCCGACGCCAACAAGGCCCGGGCCGGCTCGCTGAGGGACGGCAACCAGGAGCTCATTGCAGCCAACCGCATCATCGAGGCGCTTCCGTCGATCGTGCAGGCCGCGGCCCAGGGGATCGCCGGGTCGAACCTGACCATCCTCAACGGCACCGAGGGGATCAACGAGGTCGTCGCCGGGCTCGTCGGGCAGGGCTTGTCGATTCTCGACACGCTCAAGAAGTCGACGGCTGCCGCGGGGAACAACGCCGCCGGGAACAACGGCATGCTCCCGACTCCACTGGAACGCAGCGGACAAGCCGGCGCTTGA